The Siansivirga zeaxanthinifaciens CC-SAMT-1 region GAAATAAATCAAATAAGTCCATATATTTATATTATAAGTAACAAATGTATTAAAAAAAAATTTATAAATTTACAATATATTATATATTTAATAAAAAATAAGAGTAAATTATGAAGTTGAAAAAAAAATGTAAAAATCCAGAATGCCAGACTGAAATACAAAACTACAAGAGCTCTAAACGCTTGTATTGTGATGATGTTTGTAAAAATAGGAGTGCCTATTTAAAAAGAACCATTGAAGAAGGGCACCTTTTAGAAAAGGATAAAGCAATCAGAAAAAATTATAGAATTCTGAAAAAGTTAATAGATTTTAATCTAGGACCGCTTTCGGAGCAAACACTTTTAAGCCATGGATTTGATTTTGATGCTTACCATGGTGCTGTTGTTAAAATAGACGACAACGGAAATAAAGTACAAATAAATCGTATTTATGACATCTACTTTCAGAATAAAGACAATAAAATAATAATAATAAAAAATTAATAATATATGGAAACCGTCATATTGAATAACATGGATAAACTTTTATCACCAATTGAACAAGCTGAGTTGGTCGGTATACTAAAGAAACCAGAAGAGCTAATTTATGAACAGAAACAGCGTTACTTTTTTTACGGCGTAATTATTACTTGCGCTTTAGCTTTAGGAGGTTTTTTAATTTATAAGTCAGTTGAAAAAAATAAACAAAATAATGCGTCTTAATACTTAAATAGCGTATCGGCAAAAAGTTCTAAATATCAATTATCAGAAAATTAAATTAGAACCTTTATAGTTTATAATTGTAACCGCTAACTTTTCTTTTAAAGGTTAAGCGGTAGTATCTGATTTTGCTCAAATGATTTCTTATTTAGAAGTTTCAGGAAATAATCAAATCTTAAACTAAAGTTTATAAGGGAACACTGAAAATATCCTTTTTAAATTATTTAGAGACTACTTTTTATATTTTTTATCTATTGTTTTCAATCAAATAATTCAAGAACAAGGAAAACAAAAACCATAGCGTCCATAAATTTAATTCATCCCAGTAGGGAAAATCAAAGGGCAAATTATTTTTTAAAATAAAAATTATTTTAAAAAATAATTCAACCAAAATAAATTAAGCTTGGAATTAAAAAATAACTTAAAATCGATTTAAACGTATTATAAACGTTAAAAATCGTTGAAAATCGATTTTAATACAGTAAAGCATAGGTAATAATAATCATAAAAAAAGCCATTTTATCTTCTAATTCAGCATATTTCAAATCAAAAATTAATAGGAATTTCAATATGCTATAGATATGAAAATATTAATTTGTAATGATACAGAAATTTGTGGTGCATTGATATGGTAATTTTGTAATAATTAATTTTTCTGAGATATTGTAAAATCAATATCTAGCCCCTGTTTGTTGCATTGGATTAGAAATGACAATTTATATCTTATTAAATATCAAAATTCATATTAAATAAATGATTACAAAAGCCTGAAAATACATTTTCATTAATAGGATTTGTTACAAAACATCATTTGATTTTAAAAACAAAAAAAATATTTAAAATTCATCAATATCCAAAGGGGGTAAAATATAAATCAAAGCACTTCTTGATAAAAAAGTAGCCAAAGAAAAGAGCAAATAACTAGTGTTGATTGCAGTTTATTAACTCAGTTCTTTGCTAACTTCTGTTTTTTATTTAGAGACTTTTTTCAAATTTTTGAATAATCTAACAAATATGTAGATATGACTTAAGGATGAACCTAAACCATAGGTTACAAAAAACAACCATATTAAACCGAGGTTATGATTGTAAAGCTCTAAACCAAAGAATTGAGGAAAAGCAATTATTAAATCTCCAAAACCTACGATATTGAAAATCCAAACCAAAGGAATGGCAAAACTCCATTTGTTTTTTAGAGCAATTGCGTTTATAATAGCTAAAATAGCTGTGGTAAAATCGAGTATTCCGACTGTAGTTAAAAATTCAGTTGGAAAACCGTCATAAAACTGCTCCTTTGCCATAAACGTTAAACCTAAATATCGAAATGCGTTATAGAATACGAAAGGTAATAGTGCTTCGTGTAAGGATAGTTTTGAAATTCGAGGCTGAATCCAATACTTGAAACCTAAAATAATTGCGATTGTGCCTGTCAAGGCTTGTAAGTTGATAATAGTAAAATTGTCCATTTTGTTATTTTTTATCTGTAACTATTTTTGGTTTGGGATTGGTTTTTTATTCAATTGCTTAAAGATAAATTTGGGAGCAAGCCTACTCATCAATTTCAATTGTTTGGAAATTCCCGGTGTAATCTCTTCTTTTCCATTTTTGAAATCTTTCCAAAAAATGTCAGCTAATTTTTCGGGTGGCATTGGTTTTAAGTTATCGTCTTCGGCAATATCAGCTCCGTGAGCCAATGGAGTATCAACTACTGGCGGAAGAAGCTCTACCACTTCTATATTGTGTGGCTTCAATTGAGGGCGAATACCTAATGTCCAAAAATGCAAAGCCGATTTTGTTCCTGAATAAGTTGGTGCTTGTGCAAAAGGCACGTATGCTAAACCCGAGGAAACATTTACCAAAATTGCGTTATTACTTTTTTTCAATTGTGGTAGAAAGTAGTGCAAGACTCTAATGGGGGAGTTGTAGTTGATTTCAATTTCCTGCATTTGTTTATGCAAATCATTCCTTTCGTTTCCTGCATCTATCAAATTCATTATACCCGCATTATTGAAGAGTACATCAATGCCGCCAAATTGTTGGTTAATGTCGTCTGCAAGTTTTCTTACATCTGCGTCATCCGTAACATCACTTTGAAAAATATGGATTTTGGGAAAGTCCCTTTGGACAGCTTCTAATTTTTGGAGATTACGACCTGTGATAATTACAGTATTGTCGTTTTCCATAAATTTTTTGGCGAGAGCAAGTCCTATTCCTGAACTTCCGCCCGTTATAAGTACGATTTGTTGTGATTTATTCATTTAAAAATTTTATTTTTGCTATTAAATCAGTAGCAAAAGTAATCGAATTATTTTATTACTACCAAAATAATAGTAAAAAATGAAAAATAATTTTAGGTCAGGCTGTCCATTGGCTTCTACTTTAGATATCGTAGGGGATAAATGGTCCTTGCTTATTGTAAGAGATATGTTGTTTCAAGTGAAGAAGACGTTTAAGGACTTTTCTACTTCCCCTGAGGGAATAGCACCTGGAATATTATCGTCAAGATTAAAATGGCTGGAAGAAAATCAGTTAATCACAAAACAGAAATTGCCTGACAACAAAAAAGAAAACATCTATTTATTGACAGAAAAAGGCATAGAGTTGGCTCCAATTATTACAGAAATTATTTTGTGGAGCGATAAAAATTTGAGAGGTCAAAATGCTGAAATGTTTTCGATTGCCGAAGCAGGGTTTCATCAAGATAAATCAAAATTTACAGAAGGTATTCAAAAAAAATACATGGCACAAGTCAACAGAACCGTAGGTAAACGCATTTAGGTTTTTAGAATAGAATTAAATTGTTAGTCATAATATATAAATAGCACTTTGCTTAATTGGATAAAAATTTTATTTAAATAATTGTCAATTTGAAATTAGTTAGTAATATATACGGAATATTAATTTATCTTTTTTTAATATTTGTCTGCAACTCAATATTTGCTCAAATATCAAATACACCTGGGGTTCCCTTTATTAAAAACTTCACTGAAGAAGAAACAAATAGCAGTTTAACAATATATGATATTTCACAAGGAGGCAATGGTGAAATGTATTTTGCTACTTCTGGAGCTTTATTGGTATTTGATGGTATTCGTTGGAAAAAGTATAGTTATGGTGTAGAATCAGATTTGCGATCTGTTTTTTACAAAGATGATAAGCATATATACACAGGAGGACATGGTGGTTTTGGTTATTGGTCTAAAAACAGCAAGGGTGTTTTGGAGTATAATAGTTTGTTTTTTAAGCGGCTAAAAAAGGATGATACGTTATTACCCATTTTTTATAAAATAGTTGAAATTAATGGCAAGATTTTGTTTCAAACTTGGCAACAAATATATATTTATGATCCCAAAACGTCTGTTATAGAATCAGTGGGTGCTATAAGAGGGTTCAATGAGTTATTTTCATCAGAAAATCGTGCTTTTATACAAGACTATAGTGGGTTATTTGAAATTAATAATAAAGAATTAGTGCAAATAGATGGTACTGACCCTGAACAATTTCATATTAGGGGTGTTTTTGTAAATGCTCCTAGTAAACTTCTTATTATCACAAAAAATAAAGGCGTTTGGACTTTAGAAGATGGAATATTAAGTAAAAATAACTGGGAAGTAAACGGTTTACTAGAAAATTACTTGGTAAATGATGTTCAAAAATTTGAGGATGATAAGCTCATAATTGGTACTGTTAGGAACGGTGCTTACATAACTTCTAAAGAAGGAGATATCCTTTTTCATATTGATAAGAAAATCGGTATATCCAATAACAACATTAGAAAAACTTTTGTAGATAATAATAATAATTTATGGCTTGGTATGGATAATGGCCTAAGCTATATTCAAACAAACAGTAACACAAGCTATCTCTTGGATACTGAAGGTGAATTTGGAACAGTATATACAAGTTTTTTAAAGGATTCTTTATTGTATTTGGGAACTAATCAAGGTTTATTCGTTAAAAACTGGAGAAGTCAAAAATCAATTCCAAAGCTAATAGATAAAGATGTAGGTCAAATTTGGACTATTGATGAGGTAGGTGATCAAATTTTAGTGGGGTCGCATCAAGGGATATCCATAATAAAAAATAAAAAATTAGAAACCTTACATATAGATGGAGGTGCTTGGATAATTAGAAAACACCCAATACATAATGACGTAATGTACGTTGGTTTTTATTCTGGAATAAGTGTATTCAAGCGTATAAATAACGCATGGGTGTTTGTTACCAAATGGCAAAACTACGGTGAGTCTTCCCGTTTTATGGAGTTTGATAAGTATGGATTTTTATGGGTAGCACATCCTTCTAAGGGATATTATAGGTTAGACTTGTCTGATGATGGGCATATACTTCGCAAAGCAGAGTTTTATGGTATTGACAATAGATTTGTAGATACCTACGCTTATTTAAGTAAGATTGATAATGATATTGTATTTCATAACCCAAAGGGGTTTTTTAATTATGATCCCATTGATAATACTTTTGTAACCGCTAATTATATATCCAAGGTTTTTAAAGATATAAAAGGTGTAAATGTTATTACTCAAAATGAAAATATTTTTTGGTATTCAAACCCGAGATCTATAGGTTATATATTACGTAATGGCAATAAAATCGCAACGATAGATCAACCTTTTTATTCAATAAGAAACAAGCATTTAAACGATTTTAATAAATTTAGTAAATTAAATGATTCAGTTTATGGAATAGGTTTTAAAGAAGGCATGCTTTTTCATACTATTAGAAAACAAGATGTTGGGACTGCTGTTAATATGCCTCCAGAAATAAGTTATATTCACTTAATAGGAACATCAGATACCATTTTAGCTCCAATTAACAATGAAAAAGAATTAGAAATACCCTACAAAAACAATTTTATAAAAATTGGTTTAGCATTCCGCAAAACGCCTTTGTCTAGTTCACAAAAGATTCAATATAGACTTAAAGGGCATTCAGATGATTGGTCCAAATGGGATTATACGTCAGAGTTAAGTTTTCCAGGGCTTTCATCAGGGAATTATCTATTAGAGCTGCGTTCTGGAGGAGAAAATCAAATGTTCTCAACTACTATTGCCAGAGCCTTTTATGTAATACCTCCTTGGTATTTAACAAAAATAGCTTTTATTACATATGCACTTTTCATTTTGATACTTAGTATGTTATATAGAAGCTATTTTAAGGCAAAATCTAAAAAACAAATAGCAGCTTTAAAAGAAGAAGAAGCAGAAAAAAGACAGCAACAAGAAGATAAATTTAAATTAGATAGATTAGAGGCCGAAAGAAAAATGCTTAAACTAAAGGAAGAAAATTTGAGCTTAGAAATAAAAAAGAAAAATTCTGAATTAGCAGCTTCTACATTAAATAATATTAAAAAGAACGAACTACTTACCGAACTAGTAAAAGATATTAAAAAGATTGACGAAGATGTTTTAAATAGTTCCCTGCGTTCTCCGATCAAAAAAGTAATTAAGAAAATAAACAATCATCTTGTAGATAAAGACGATTGGCTCACATTTGAACTTCACTTTAGAAACGCACATACTGATTTTTTTGAGAAGCTAAGAAAAAAACATCCAGATTTATCTTCTAATGAAATTAAATTAAGTGCTTATTTAAAATTAAATCTTTCTTCAAAAGAAATAGCTTCATTGATGAATATATCCATAACAAGTGTAGAACAATCCCGTTGGCGTCTTCGTAAAAAACTCAACTTACCTAAAGAATTCAGTTTAACAAATTATATTCAATCTATTTAGTTTTATTTTTTTTTAAAAACCTCATTTTCAGTTTTTTATAATTTAATTGTAGAGGTTTTGTAGAGCATTCTACAAATCAACTTCTAGGTTTTGTAGATGTATTTTTCTGGGTTAGAACACAGGTTTATTAAATCTTTGTGACAGCTTGTAGCCTGTATATCTTCTTTTTACAGGTGTAGACTATTATTAACTAAAACTAAAATAAGATGAAAAAAATTACACAACTATTATTATTAATGGTTACAACTATGGGTTTTGCCCAAAACCTTATTACAAACGGTACTTTTGATGATGCCACAGGTTGGACGGTTGTAAACCAATATGGAACCGATAGCACAAATGGCTCAGTAGCTATTACTGGAGGAGAAGTGAATATTGGAAAAATTGACCCAACTGATGCTGGTTGGATTCACATGGGGCTTTATACAACTGTAAACCTAACCGCTGGTTGGTACCAATTTGATATGGATATGACTTATGACGGAATTAATGACATATGGGGCGAAGTATTTATTGGATCTGTGCAACCAGTTGATAATACTGAGTATAGCGGTGACCAACAGGTTATTAAAGCCTACAACGCTTGGGATTGTGGTAGTATCAAAACTTATTCTGGATCAGCTGTTGTTGCTGGATGTGATACTTCCAGTCCAGGGAAATTTCAAATTACCTCTACCGGAACTTATTACATATTATTTAGAACTGGAGGTGGAACATTTGGGGCTTCTGGTATAACTTTAGATAATTGGTCGCTGGTTGCTGATGATGCGCAACCAGTCGCAAATTTTACAGAAGTAACATCTGTATCAAATCTAATGGCTACTTTTACCAACACTTCTACAGATGCAACAAGCTATTCTTGGGATTTTGGAGATGGTACAACTTCTTCCGATGCAAATCCTGCTGCCCATGCCTATGCTTATAAGGGTCAGTATCTAGTTTCTTTAACTGCCTCAAGTACTGAAGGTTCTAATACATTTACAAAGGAAATTTTTGTTGGTGCAGTTAATACACCTGTATCTGATTTTAGTTTTGATTTTAGTTTGCCGACGCCACTCAGAAATGAGAGACTTCTTGATTATGTTGAAGCTGGTGGCGTTGCTACAGCCTCAGGTGTAAATGATGATTGGTGGTCTCAAATAAAATATATACATAATGCAGGAATAGATTTATCTTCTGGGGATAGGGGATTCTCAATAGATGTAAATGGCCCAAGAACTTCAACGCTCACTATAAAAGTTGAAAGTGGTGGGACTGAGCATGCTGTAATAGCCGACTATACTACACCAAATGTATGGCAAACACTAACGTTTGATTTTTCGAGCTTTAGCTCTACTAATAATACTAAAATAGCAGTGTTTTTTGATATTCAAACTAATTTTGATGCCGGAGTTGATCCTGCTCAAAATGTTTTTCAATTAGATAATTTTGTATTTGGAGCATTTGCTTCACTAAGCACTAAAGGTTTCCAGATAGAAGGCTTATCAACATATCCAAACCCAACAACAGATACTTGGAATATTTCCACTAAAAACCAAGTTATCAATTCTATAGATGTGTATAATATACTGGGTAAAAGGGTACTTGATTTACGTCCAAACGGTTTATCGGCTGAAGTTGATGCCTCAAGCTTAAATTCTGGTATTTACATCACCAAAATCAGTACAGAATTTGGGTCACAAACTATAAAACTGATTAAGCGTTAATAGCAAGTTTAAAAAGACTAAAGCAAGGTTATTCCTTCTTCAGTCTTACCATATTAAATAGCTAAACAGTTCAAGAATATTAACTAAACTAAAATTATGAAAAAAACAATGTTTTTTAATTGTTTGAAAGATTGGGGAAAAACCCCTATTCTAGCTTTGGCATTATTTATGTGCTTTAGTTTTGTTGGAGTAGCTCAAGGACAAGTTACAGGAAAAGTGACTGATAAAGCCAATTTGCCTTTACCGGGAGCAAATATAATCATTAAGGGAAAAAGTACTGGGACACAAACAGACTTTGATGGAAATTTTTCTATTGAAACTGTTTTAGGAGATGTATTAGTCGTTTCATACCTTGGTTATGTTACCAAAGAAATATCAATAACTAATCAAGCTAGTTTAGCAATTAAGCTTGTAGAGGACACTAATAGTTTAGATGAAGTTGTGGTGGTTGGTTACGGAAGTAAATCTAAAACTAAGCTTATTTCATCGGTATCTACAATTGATGAGGAAACCTTAAAAAGGCAACCAGTACCAAATGTAAGTAACGCACTTGAAGGTTTAGCTTCTGGACTTTTTGTTCAGCAAAGTTCTGGAGAACCAGGATTTAGCAATTCTAGTTTCGAAGTTAGAAACTTTGGAAGCGCATTAGTTATAGTTGATGGAGCTCCTGGAGATTTAAATCAGTTAGACCCTAACGAAATTGAAAGTATTTCGGTACTTAAAGATGCTGCAGCTGCAGCTGTTTATGGCGTGCAAGGGGGTAATGGAGTTGTGTTGATAACCACAAGAAAGGGAAGAATAGGGAAGCCAAAACTTTCATACAGCAATCAATTTACTTATACATCTTTTACCTCATATCCTGAGTTTTTAAGTTCAGGAGATCGTGCAGAAATATTAAACGAAGGTTTAAGAAACGCAGGTCAAAATCAATTTTTTACAGATGAAGAAGTTGAACTATTTCGTTCTGGAGCAGACCCTATAAACTACCCTAATACAGATTGGCGAGATTTGGTTTTAAAAGATTGGGGATTTCAACAGCAGCATAACTTAAATTTATCAGGGGGTACAGAAAAAGTTAAGTATTTCGTGTCTGCAGGATATGTAGATCAAGGCTCTAACTATACAGAAGATGTATTGTCCTTTCAACGTTATAATTTAAGGGCAAATATAGATGCCGATATTACGGATAACTTAAATTTAACCATAAATATGGGTGCCCGTAGACAATTAAATGAAGCTCCTGGGTATTCAGCTTATGATATATTTAGAGAATTAAGCAGATCTTTACCATCAGATTTGGCATACTATCCAGATGGAACGCCTGCCAGACCAAGTACAACTCCTAATCATGCCGTTGAAGGCATAAGAGATTTTAATGCAGGTTATTTTAGAGCAAGAAATAATAATTTTGACGCCAAAATTGCTTTAGAATGGGATGTTAAACAGATAAAAGGCCTTAAATTAAAGTCTTATGCATCATTAGTTTATAATACTAATTTTACTAAAGACTGGGATAAAAGTTTCGACCTTTTTACATTAAATAGGCAAACTGGAAACTACGATGTATTTAGATCTACACCTCCTGGTTCTCCAAGTGAAACAAAACTATCTCAAAGTACTAATTATAGTAATCATTATGTATTACAAGAATCTATAAACTATGCGCGTACTTTTGGAGACCACAATGTGTCAGGATTATTATTAGCAGAAATACAAAAAATACAAGGGCAGGATTTTAATGCCAGTCGTCAAGATTTTCAATCTACAAAAATAGATCAGCTCTTTGCAGGGTCGTTGGAAAATCAAGGCGCTAATGGAGGTGAGTTTCGTGAAAACCGCTTGGGTTTCGTTGGAAGATTTAGTTATGACTATAAGTCTAAATATTTTTTAGAATCCACATATAGATATGATGGGTCTTCTAGATTTGCCCCTGGCAATGAGTATGGTTTATTCCCTTCCATGTCATTAGGTTGGAGAATATCAGAAGAATCATTTTTCGAGCCATTAAAGAAAACCATTTCTAATTTAAAATTAAGAGCCTCTATCGGTACAGCAGGTAATGATGGTACTTCTGCATATCAATGGTTAAGTGGGTTTAATTATAATCTGTTTTATGTAATAAACGATACAGCCATCCCAACAATTGATAATACGGCGTTACCCAATAGAGATATTACTTGGGAGACCAATACAACATACGATGTCGGGTTAGATATTGATTTGTTTAATAGTGATCTTAAGTTTTCTTTCGACTATTTTTTTAGAAAAAGAGAAGATGTTATCGCAGGCGCTAATGCTAGCGTTCCAAGTACGTTAGGTGTGGCATTAGCAGCACAGAATTTTTATGAATTTTCAAATGAAGGGTTTGAGTTTTCTATTGATTATAAAAAGCAACTAAACGATAATTTAAAAATTAATGCTTTACTTAATTTTTCAAAATCTAGAGAAAAAGCGGTCTTCATTGATGAAACACTTCAGGAAGATCCTTTTATGAGAGCCAATTTAACCGAAACAGGAGGTTTTACAGGTTTGCGAAGAGGTTATATTTCTGACGGTTTATTTCAAAGTCAGGAAGAGATAGACCAATGGGCTATACAAGACAATAATGGTAATACAAGTATCCAACCAGGAGATGTAAGGTATATAGATTTAAATGATGATGGTATTATTGATGTAAAAGACCAAAAAGTATTTGGTGATGGGAGTAAGCCTGCTATTAACTATTCTCTAAATTTAGGAGCAGAGTATAAGAATTTTGCTTTGTCGGTTTTATTAACAGGTGCAGCTGGTTATGATATTTATTTAGATGGTGAAGCCCAAGCTCCTTTGCGAAATGGATTTAACGGATATGACTATCAATTTGATTATTGGACACCAACAAATACTGGTGCTGCATTTCCTAGAATAACAGATGGTGGGTTTAATGACAACAACTACAGATATTCTGATTTTTGGTTAAGAAACGGTAAACATATACGTTTTAAAAACATTAACCTTAGCTATACATTCCCAAAGCGTAAAGAAAACGCAACGTTTGATGAAATAAAATTATTCTGTACAGGGTATAATTTGTTTGTAATCAAAGATTTCGACGAAGATTTTGATCCGCAATTGGGTTCAGGAATTGGCTGGTACTATCCGCAAACAAAATCTATAACTTTTGGTGTTAATGTATCACTTTAAAAAAATTATGATGAAAAAATTGAAATTAATATTAGCAATACTAACAGTTACTTTTATCGTGTCGTGTGGTGACGATTTCCTAAATGAACCACCTTTAGACAGAATTACTGAAAATGACGTGTGGAACGATAAAAACCTAATGGATGCCTATCTGTTTAAAATTTATGATAGAATGCCATGGGATTATTTAGAGGACTTCTGGGGTGTTGGTGGTTCTCACCGCGATGCGCTATCCGATTTGGCAATGGGTACCTATTCATGGACACCACTTTATAACACTTTTAGGCCTGGTAATTGGGGAACAACAAACAACACTTGGCCAATTGATTGGTGGGGATATGATGTTTTATGGAAAATAAATTATGCTATAGAAAATATAGAGCAAGCCTCTACAAGTGTTTTAACCACACAAGAGCAAAATCAACGCTTAGGAGAATTATATTTTTTACGAGCATATAGTTATTTTGAGTTGGCAAAACGTTACGGTGGCGTTCCAATTATCCTTGAGGCACAAAACCCAGACATTACACCACAGGAAGAGCTATTCCCGCCAAGAAATACAGAGAAAGAAGTGTATGACCAGATTCTTTCTGATACGCAGGCAGCATTTGATTTACTCCCAAACAGATGGGACGATCAAAGAGGAAGAGCCTCAAAATGGGCGGCAAAAGCACTAGAATCTAGGGCAGCTTTATATGCTGGCAGTATTGCTAAGTATGGCACTGTGCAGTTAGACGGGGTGGTTGGTATTCCAACATCAGATGCAGATGGATATTACCAATTAGCGTTGGCTGCATCTCAAAAGATAATCAATGAAGCCGGGTATGTGTTGTTCAATAATTATTCAGACCCAAGTGAGAATTATGCAAACCTCTTTCTTGATGAAACTTATGATGAAACCATCTTTAAAAAAATATGGATTCCATATGAAAAAGGGCATTCTTACGATTTGCATAATGTACCCTATAGCTATAGAGTAGATTGGAGTGGAAGTATGTCACCTACAAAACAACTTTTAGATAGCTATGAAATGTTAGATACAGGGCTATTACCTAGCGAGGCCGGTTCTGGTTATGACGAAAATAATCCTTTTGAAAATCGAGACCCAAGAATGAAAGGCACATTATTGACCAACAAGGATATTTTTCAAGGTTTACCAGTTGAGTTATGGTACGGAACAGAAATAAATGGTGAAATTGACACAGACCGTGGTACAGGTGTTGGTAAAGATGGTTTGGGAATTCATCCAGATGCAACAAAAACAGGTT contains the following coding sequences:
- a CDS encoding RagB/SusD family nutrient uptake outer membrane protein — its product is MMKKLKLILAILTVTFIVSCGDDFLNEPPLDRITENDVWNDKNLMDAYLFKIYDRMPWDYLEDFWGVGGSHRDALSDLAMGTYSWTPLYNTFRPGNWGTTNNTWPIDWWGYDVLWKINYAIENIEQASTSVLTTQEQNQRLGELYFLRAYSYFELAKRYGGVPIILEAQNPDITPQEELFPPRNTEKEVYDQILSDTQAAFDLLPNRWDDQRGRASKWAAKALESRAALYAGSIAKYGTVQLDGVVGIPTSDADGYYQLALAASQKIINEAGYVLFNNYSDPSENYANLFLDETYDETIFKKIWIPYEKGHSYDLHNVPYSYRVDWSGSMSPTKQLLDSYEMLDTGLLPSEAGSGYDENNPFENRDPRMKGTLLTNKDIFQGLPVELWYGTEINGEIDTDRGTGVGKDGLGIHPDATKTGFYIRKHLEKASAPLFTKEYYSGTDCIIFRLGEIYLNAAEAAIELNMEVTARDFIEPIRTRAGLQQNLRLEPYSGTDLRDRIRNERKLEMAFEDHRYWDVKRWRIATEALSIQVEGLRILRHIDGFGNETFTYETFDAEAKKMNFSERHYYLPIGQGRRNNNNKLIENPLYD